A region of Plantactinospora sp. BC1 DNA encodes the following proteins:
- a CDS encoding RNA polymerase sigma factor: MQAEETTEDLLRRLAPRVLAALVRHYGNFEAAEDAVQEALLAAATQWPGSGVPESALGWLIRVASRRLTDELRSDLARRRREATVVAHTGPGQLFAPAADVADPQGSDDTLTLLLLCCHPSLTPASQIALTLRAVGGLTTAEIARAFLVPETTMAQRISRAKQRIRAAGARFHLPPEEERAERFRAVLHVLYLIFNEGYTATAGPDVHRADLAAEAIRLARTVNRILPDDGEVAGLLALMLLTDARRPARTGPGGSLVPLAEQDRSRWNREYVDEGIALVTRTLSRAPIGPYQVQAAIAAVHAEAERAEETDWAQILALYQVLERLAPNPVVTLNHAVAAAMARGPQVGLALLAPLDADERVAGHHRLHAVRAHLLEMAGEPESARESYLTAARLTTSLPEQEYLQNRAARLTSPDG, from the coding sequence GTGCAGGCTGAGGAAACCACGGAGGACCTGCTGCGCCGGCTGGCGCCGCGGGTCCTCGCCGCGCTCGTCCGGCACTACGGCAACTTCGAGGCCGCCGAGGACGCCGTCCAGGAGGCGCTGCTCGCCGCCGCGACACAGTGGCCCGGCAGCGGGGTACCGGAGAGCGCGCTGGGCTGGCTGATCCGGGTCGCCTCCCGCCGGCTGACCGACGAACTGCGCAGTGACCTGGCCCGGCGGCGCCGGGAGGCGACGGTGGTGGCCCACACCGGGCCGGGCCAGCTCTTCGCACCCGCCGCCGACGTCGCCGACCCGCAGGGCTCGGACGACACGCTGACCCTGCTGCTGCTCTGCTGCCATCCGAGCCTCACCCCCGCCTCGCAGATCGCGCTGACGCTGCGGGCGGTGGGCGGTCTGACCACGGCCGAGATCGCCAGGGCCTTCCTCGTCCCCGAGACGACGATGGCGCAGCGGATCAGCCGTGCCAAGCAGCGGATCAGGGCGGCCGGGGCCCGCTTCCACCTGCCGCCGGAGGAGGAGCGGGCGGAGCGGTTCCGCGCCGTGCTGCACGTGCTCTACCTGATCTTCAACGAGGGCTACACCGCCACCGCCGGCCCGGACGTGCACCGTGCCGACCTGGCCGCCGAGGCGATCCGACTGGCCCGGACGGTCAACCGGATCCTGCCCGACGACGGCGAGGTCGCGGGACTTCTCGCGCTGATGCTGCTGACCGACGCGCGGCGTCCGGCGCGTACCGGCCCGGGTGGCAGCCTGGTGCCGCTGGCCGAGCAGGACCGGAGCCGGTGGAACCGGGAGTACGTCGACGAGGGGATCGCACTCGTCACGCGTACGCTCTCCCGCGCGCCGATCGGGCCGTACCAGGTCCAGGCCGCGATCGCCGCCGTGCACGCGGAGGCGGAGCGTGCCGAGGAGACCGACTGGGCGCAGATTCTCGCGCTCTACCAGGTCCTCGAACGCCTGGCGCCGAACCCGGTGGTGACGCTCAACCACGCCGTGGCGGCGGCGATGGCCCGGGGTCCGCAGGTCGGACTGGCTCTGCTGGCACCGCTCGACGCCGACGAGCGGGTCGCCGGTCACCACCGTCTGCACGCCGTCCGAGCCCATCTGCTGGAGATGGCCGGCGAGCCCGAGAGTGCCCGGGAGAGTTATCTGACCGCTGCCCGGTTGACCACCAGCCTGCCGGAGCAGGAGTACCTACAGAACCGGGCGGCCCGGCTGACCTCGCCCGACGGGTAG
- a CDS encoding DLW-39 family protein, protein MLKKILLVVGVVGVAALVYKKVRESNDERALWHEATTAPDLR, encoded by the coding sequence ATGTTGAAGAAGATCCTGCTCGTTGTCGGCGTGGTGGGCGTCGCGGCCCTGGTCTACAAGAAGGTCAGGGAGTCCAACGACGAGCGCGCCCTCTGGCACGAGGCCACCACCGCTCCCGACCTGCGGTAG
- the recF gene encoding DNA replication/repair protein RecF encodes MYVRRLELVDFRSYERVGVDLEPGGNVLVGPNGVGKTNLVEALGYVATLDSHRVATDAPLVRAGAATAVLRCAIVHDGRELLVELEIAPGRANRARLNRSPARRARDVLGALRLVLFAPEDLELVRGDPAERRRYLDDLLVTRMPRYAAVRADYERVVKQRNALLRTSYLARKTAGGRGRAARPDAERPAEGGGDLSTLAVWDTHLARHGAELLAGRLELVAALGPHVTKAYDAVAAGRGAASIAYRPSVELADPVPDRSTLEAALSAALAEARPAEIDRGMTLVGPHRDELTLTLGTLPARGYASHGESWSYALALRLAAYDLLRADGVEPVLVLDDVFAELDSGRRERLAELVAGASQLLVTCAVADDVPQALRGARYEVSDGQVRRAD; translated from the coding sequence GTGTACGTCCGCCGGCTCGAACTGGTCGACTTCCGCTCGTACGAGCGGGTCGGCGTCGACCTGGAGCCGGGTGGGAACGTGCTCGTCGGCCCGAACGGGGTGGGCAAGACCAACCTCGTCGAGGCGCTCGGCTACGTGGCGACGCTGGACAGCCACCGGGTCGCCACCGACGCCCCGCTGGTCCGGGCCGGCGCCGCGACGGCGGTGCTGCGGTGCGCGATCGTGCACGACGGTCGGGAGCTGCTGGTCGAGTTGGAGATCGCCCCGGGCCGGGCCAACCGGGCCCGGTTGAACCGCTCACCGGCCCGGCGGGCCCGGGACGTGCTCGGCGCGCTGCGGCTGGTGCTCTTCGCCCCCGAGGACCTGGAGCTGGTCCGGGGTGACCCGGCCGAGCGTCGGCGTTACCTCGACGACCTGCTGGTCACCCGGATGCCCCGGTACGCCGCCGTCCGCGCCGACTACGAGCGGGTGGTGAAGCAGCGCAACGCGCTGCTGCGTACCTCGTATCTGGCCCGGAAGACGGCCGGTGGGCGGGGGCGGGCCGCCCGGCCCGACGCCGAGCGGCCGGCCGAGGGCGGCGGTGACCTGTCGACCCTGGCGGTCTGGGACACCCACCTGGCCCGGCACGGGGCGGAGCTGCTGGCCGGCCGGCTGGAACTGGTCGCCGCGCTCGGCCCGCACGTGACCAAGGCGTACGACGCGGTGGCTGCGGGGCGGGGTGCGGCCTCGATCGCGTACCGGCCGTCGGTGGAGCTGGCCGACCCGGTGCCGGACAGGTCGACCCTGGAGGCAGCCCTGTCGGCCGCGCTCGCCGAGGCCAGGCCGGCGGAGATCGACCGCGGCATGACACTGGTCGGGCCGCACCGCGACGAGCTGACCCTGACCCTGGGCACCCTGCCGGCCCGGGGGTACGCGAGCCACGGCGAATCCTGGTCGTACGCGCTGGCGCTCCGGCTCGCCGCCTACGACCTGCTCCGCGCCGACGGCGTCGAACCGGTGCTGGTGCTGGACGACGTCTTCGCCGAACTGGACAGCGGCCGCCGGGAACGCCTGGCCGAGCTGGTCGCCGGGGCGAGTCAGCTCCTGGTCACCTGCGCGGTCGCCGACGACGTGCCACAGGCGCTGCGGGGCGCCCGCTACGAGGTCTCCGACGGGCAGGTGCGCCGTGCCGACTGA
- a CDS encoding DUF3566 domain-containing protein: MTETQAKSGAAGTSTNPVDEEAAAGGASATGRAAVGRAMVSADTPSPKFTRAPGMPPPPDQLPEGSTTPSTEAAEAGKPAAATGEATPAATSPAATGAASRGSSGVNRSDQAGNSQTGKSDSTVTSRLEPSGEANRTERIPGRPGSTGATTGAEATQPISSGAAQSAFRPGRAGGAAQTSGTNRFGLGGAAARTATGAPPAAGAGVGAAGPGAAAGTGAVGAARVTEAVRAARSTVSSAASRGPRRARLNLKRIDPWSVMKFSFAVSLVLFIVVIVATSVLYLALDAMGVFDSVNGTLTDMISASGGQGGSTFQITAKGVILTSGLIGLVNVVLFTALATLGAFIYNVCADLVGGVELTLAERD, translated from the coding sequence ATGACGGAGACACAGGCGAAGTCGGGGGCTGCGGGGACCTCGACCAACCCGGTCGACGAGGAGGCCGCCGCAGGCGGTGCATCCGCGACCGGCCGCGCGGCCGTCGGCCGGGCGATGGTCAGCGCCGACACGCCGTCCCCCAAGTTCACCCGGGCGCCGGGCATGCCGCCGCCACCCGACCAGCTGCCCGAGGGGTCGACCACGCCGTCGACCGAGGCAGCCGAGGCCGGCAAACCGGCGGCTGCCACCGGGGAAGCCACGCCCGCCGCGACGTCTCCGGCGGCGACCGGCGCGGCTTCCCGAGGCAGCTCCGGGGTGAACCGCTCCGATCAGGCGGGCAACAGTCAGACGGGCAAGAGCGATTCGACCGTGACGAGCCGGCTGGAACCCTCCGGCGAGGCGAACCGTACCGAGCGGATTCCCGGCCGGCCGGGTTCCACCGGTGCCACGACCGGCGCCGAGGCGACCCAACCGATCTCCAGCGGTGCTGCGCAGAGCGCGTTCCGGCCGGGGCGGGCCGGTGGCGCTGCCCAGACGTCGGGTACGAACCGGTTCGGTCTCGGCGGCGCGGCGGCGCGTACCGCGACCGGTGCTCCCCCAGCCGCGGGCGCGGGTGTCGGCGCTGCCGGCCCGGGCGCGGCCGCCGGTACCGGCGCGGTCGGTGCGGCCCGGGTGACCGAGGCGGTCCGCGCCGCCCGCAGTACCGTCAGCTCCGCCGCCTCGCGCGGCCCCCGGCGGGCCCGGCTGAACCTCAAGCGGATCGACCCCTGGTCTGTGATGAAGTTCTCCTTCGCCGTCTCGCTGGTGCTCTTCATCGTGGTGATCGTCGCGACCTCCGTGCTCTACCTGGCGCTCGACGCCATGGGGGTCTTCGACAGCGTGAACGGCACCCTGACCGACATGATCAGCGCGAGCGGCGGCCAGGGCGGCAGCACCTTCCAGATCACCGCCAAGGGCGTCATCCTCACCTCCGGACTGATCGGGCTGGTGAACGTGGTGCTGTTCACCGCGCTCGCCACCCTCGGTGCGTTCATCTACAACGTCTGCGCCGACCTGGTCGGCGGCGTCGAGCTGACCCTCGCCGAGCGCGACTGA
- the gyrB gene encoding DNA topoisomerase (ATP-hydrolyzing) subunit B: MAAQKKQEYGAESITVLEGLEAVRKRPGMYIGSTGERGLHHLVWEVVDNAVDEALAGYCDTIEVVLLADGGVRVTDNGRGFPVDLHPKLKKPGVEVALTVLHAGGKFDGKAYAVSGGLHGVGVSVVNALSTRMFVEIHKDGYVWRQSYANSKPSPLEKGETTNRSGSAVSFWPDPSVFETVDFAFETIYRRIQEYAFLNRGLTIQLRDERVQEEDGKPREVTFCYKGGISDFVRHLNASKNPIHKTVVEFGAEEESEGMSVEIAMQWNESYGESVYTFANTINTHEGGTHEEGFRAALTSVVNRYGTDKKLLKGDEKLSGEDIREGLAAIISVKLTNPQFEGQTKTKLGNTPVKSFVQRVCNEWLVDWFDRNPAEAKLIITKATQAARARIAAQQARKLARRKSLLESGSMPGKLADCQSTDPRESEVFIVEGDSAGGSAKQGRDPRTQAILPIRGKILNVEKARIDRVLKNNEVQALITALGTGIHDDFDIEKLRYHKIVLMADADVDGQHIQTLLLTLLFRFMRPLVELGHVYLAAPPLYKIKWNRKGDDAQYAYSDRERDGLIALRQQKKPNAKPDDIQRFKGLGEMNYPELWETTMNPATRTLRQVTLDDAATADELFSVLMGEDVEARRSFIQRNAKDVRFLDI, from the coding sequence GTGGCAGCGCAGAAGAAGCAGGAGTACGGCGCCGAGTCGATCACCGTTCTGGAGGGCCTGGAGGCCGTCCGCAAGCGGCCCGGTATGTACATCGGATCGACTGGTGAGCGCGGTCTGCACCACCTGGTCTGGGAGGTCGTGGACAACGCGGTGGACGAGGCGCTCGCCGGCTACTGCGACACCATCGAGGTGGTGCTGCTCGCCGACGGCGGCGTCCGGGTCACCGACAACGGCCGGGGTTTCCCGGTCGACCTGCATCCGAAGCTGAAGAAGCCGGGCGTCGAGGTGGCGCTGACCGTACTGCACGCGGGCGGCAAGTTCGACGGCAAGGCGTACGCGGTCTCCGGCGGCCTGCACGGCGTCGGTGTCTCGGTGGTCAACGCGCTCTCCACCCGGATGTTCGTGGAGATCCACAAGGACGGGTACGTCTGGCGGCAGAGCTACGCCAACTCCAAGCCCTCGCCGCTGGAGAAGGGTGAGACGACCAACCGCAGCGGTTCGGCGGTCTCCTTCTGGCCGGACCCGTCGGTCTTCGAGACCGTCGACTTCGCCTTCGAGACGATCTACCGGCGCATCCAGGAGTACGCCTTCCTCAACCGGGGGCTGACCATCCAGCTCCGCGACGAGCGGGTGCAGGAGGAGGACGGCAAGCCGCGTGAGGTGACCTTCTGCTACAAGGGCGGCATCTCCGACTTCGTCCGCCACCTCAACGCCTCGAAGAACCCGATCCACAAGACCGTGGTCGAGTTCGGGGCCGAGGAGGAGAGCGAGGGCATGTCGGTCGAGATCGCCATGCAGTGGAACGAGTCGTACGGCGAGTCGGTCTACACCTTCGCCAACACCATCAACACGCACGAGGGCGGCACGCACGAGGAGGGCTTCCGGGCCGCGCTGACCAGCGTGGTCAACCGGTACGGCACGGACAAGAAGCTGCTCAAGGGCGACGAGAAGCTCTCCGGCGAGGACATCCGGGAAGGGCTCGCGGCGATCATCTCGGTCAAGCTGACGAACCCGCAGTTCGAGGGGCAGACCAAGACCAAGCTCGGCAACACCCCGGTGAAGAGCTTCGTGCAGCGGGTCTGCAACGAGTGGCTGGTCGACTGGTTCGACCGCAACCCGGCCGAGGCCAAGCTGATCATCACCAAGGCGACCCAGGCGGCCCGGGCCCGGATCGCGGCCCAGCAGGCCCGCAAGCTGGCCCGACGCAAGTCGCTGCTGGAGTCCGGCTCGATGCCGGGCAAGCTGGCCGACTGCCAGTCCACCGACCCGCGCGAGTCCGAGGTCTTCATCGTCGAGGGCGACTCGGCGGGTGGTTCGGCGAAGCAGGGCCGGGACCCGCGTACCCAGGCGATCCTGCCGATCCGAGGCAAGATCCTCAACGTGGAGAAAGCCCGGATCGACCGGGTGTTGAAGAACAACGAGGTCCAGGCGCTGATCACCGCGCTCGGCACCGGCATCCACGACGACTTCGACATCGAGAAGCTGCGCTATCACAAGATCGTGCTGATGGCCGACGCCGACGTCGACGGCCAGCACATCCAGACCCTGCTGCTGACCCTGCTGTTCCGGTTCATGCGGCCGCTGGTCGAGCTGGGGCACGTCTACCTGGCAGCGCCGCCGCTCTACAAGATTAAGTGGAACCGGAAGGGCGACGACGCCCAGTACGCCTACTCCGACCGGGAGCGGGACGGGCTGATCGCGCTGCGCCAGCAGAAGAAGCCGAACGCCAAGCCGGACGACATCCAGCGGTTCAAGGGTCTCGGCGAGATGAACTACCCGGAGCTGTGGGAGACCACGATGAACCCGGCGACGCGTACCCTCCGCCAGGTCACCCTGGACGACGCGGCGACCGCCGACGAACTCTTCAGCGTCCTGATGGGCGAGGACGTGGAGGCGCGCCGGTCGTTCATCCAGCGCAACGCCAAGGACGTCCGGTTCCTCGACATCTAG
- a CDS encoding maleylpyruvate isomerase family mycothiol-dependent enzyme has protein sequence MDPEKIFEWTVAERLSLADFLDGLDEHEWQVASLCPGWTVHDVLAHLTLGTRTTVRDLLVGLVRSGGGFNRMEARMARDRAARFSPAELVAQFRSSAASRRRSPGSGPLDPLVDALVHGQDIARPLGRIRKMPPEPALAGLESARKSSFYGARRRFRGIRLVATDLEWSAGDGPDEVRGPVADLLILATGRSAGLATLSGRGAERLAGTRWPTAPVVLRRWYSVRRP, from the coding sequence ATGGATCCGGAGAAGATCTTCGAGTGGACGGTCGCGGAACGGCTCAGCCTCGCCGACTTCCTCGACGGCCTCGACGAGCACGAGTGGCAGGTGGCGTCGCTCTGTCCCGGATGGACGGTGCATGACGTACTGGCGCATCTGACGCTCGGCACCCGGACCACCGTCCGCGACCTGCTGGTCGGGTTGGTCCGCTCGGGTGGCGGCTTCAACCGGATGGAGGCCAGGATGGCCCGGGACCGGGCCGCCCGGTTCAGTCCCGCCGAACTCGTCGCCCAGTTCCGGTCCAGTGCCGCCTCCCGCCGACGTTCCCCCGGCTCCGGGCCGCTGGATCCGCTCGTCGACGCGCTGGTGCACGGCCAGGACATCGCCCGGCCGCTCGGCCGGATCCGGAAGATGCCGCCGGAGCCGGCGCTCGCCGGCCTCGAGTCCGCCCGGAAGAGTTCCTTCTACGGTGCCCGCAGGCGCTTCCGGGGGATCCGGTTGGTCGCCACCGACCTGGAGTGGTCCGCCGGAGACGGCCCCGACGAGGTACGCGGCCCCGTCGCCGACCTGCTCATCCTGGCCACCGGCCGGTCAGCCGGCCTCGCCACGCTCTCCGGCCGGGGCGCCGAACGCCTCGCCGGCACGAGGTGGCCGACGGCGCCGGTGGTACTGCGCCGGTGGTACTCCGTCCGGCGGCCGTAG
- a CDS encoding DUF721 domain-containing protein, whose translation MAGPALARAVLDAALAKRKGPGPRRRTPGGADLDAEPAADGAAGGPGGAGSTAGRPGGQRRRPRGYSGPGPDPRDPQLLGTVLARLVKARGWQQPAAEATVFGAWERVVGPDVAEHSRPVKLENGELTVEAESTAWATQLRLLAGSLLRRIAAEVGHGVVRRLHVHGPTAPSWSRGPRRVRGRGPRDTYG comes from the coding sequence CTGGCCGGTCCGGCGCTGGCCCGGGCGGTCCTCGACGCCGCGCTCGCCAAACGGAAGGGGCCCGGCCCGCGTCGCCGTACCCCTGGCGGAGCCGACCTGGACGCGGAGCCGGCGGCCGACGGCGCGGCGGGCGGGCCCGGCGGTGCCGGCTCGACGGCCGGCCGGCCGGGCGGGCAGCGACGCCGGCCGCGCGGCTACTCCGGCCCGGGGCCGGATCCCCGGGATCCGCAACTGCTCGGTACGGTGCTGGCCCGGCTGGTGAAGGCCCGGGGCTGGCAGCAGCCGGCCGCCGAGGCGACCGTCTTCGGTGCCTGGGAGCGGGTGGTCGGCCCGGACGTGGCCGAGCACAGCCGACCGGTGAAGCTGGAGAACGGCGAGCTCACGGTCGAGGCGGAGTCGACGGCGTGGGCGACGCAGCTTCGGCTGCTCGCCGGTTCGCTGCTGCGGCGGATCGCCGCCGAGGTCGGGCACGGCGTGGTTCGTCGGCTGCACGTGCACGGCCCGACGGCACCGTCCTGGTCGCGGGGTCCACGGCGGGTACGAGGACGTGGCCCCCGGGACACCTACGGCTGA
- a CDS encoding YciI family protein, whose amino-acid sequence MKYMLLIHSNPQNWGHPTFLHTAEAQAMSPEERAELSRQFETLLAEIVESGELVTAEALPDPAQTRTVRAPDGVPAVTDGPFVEAKEQFAGYFIVDCESPERATEIAARFPDVRFGGAVEVRPIMERSGQEM is encoded by the coding sequence ATGAAGTACATGCTGCTGATCCACAGCAACCCGCAGAACTGGGGTCATCCGACCTTCCTGCACACGGCGGAGGCGCAGGCGATGTCGCCCGAGGAACGGGCCGAGCTGTCCCGGCAGTTCGAGACGCTGCTCGCGGAGATCGTCGAGTCCGGGGAGCTGGTGACCGCGGAGGCGCTGCCGGATCCGGCCCAGACCCGGACCGTCCGGGCACCCGACGGCGTACCGGCGGTCACCGACGGGCCGTTCGTCGAGGCCAAGGAGCAGTTCGCCGGCTACTTCATCGTCGACTGCGAGAGCCCGGAACGGGCCACGGAGATCGCCGCCCGGTTCCCGGACGTCCGCTTCGGCGGCGCGGTGGAGGTACGCCCGATCATGGAGCGGTCCGGCCAGGAGATGTGA
- the gyrA gene encoding DNA gyrase subunit A, translating to MLCLVQVAGVPTLLWKLLAEVRPGDRVVLQRTVPDEIGYPTLEHVEAAVLGARSAAKFVPEFVWQGPAAVKRAFLQALFEGDGSSSLLPRNTIQISYSTRSERLAREVQQLLLEFGVVSRQCRYDNGEIKVVVTNRRDARLFAQHVGFLGRKQAKLESELAGVPANSTALSSDHVPYVGEFIREHGAQGRTERDWLRRHNVDRIERWEQDRGEILARVTEREVRDVVEPLVDGRFYYAEVAEVADAGVRPVYSLRVETEDHSFVSDGFVSHNTECKLDPLAMEMLRDIDEDTVDFQDNYDGRAKEPTILPSRIPNLLVNGSEGIAVGMATKIPPHNLREIAAAVQWCLENPEADEATTLDELIGIVKGPDFPTHGLIVGTTPIQDAYRTGRGSIRMRAVVEVEEDKKGRTSLVVTELPYQVNPDNLAERIAELIKEGKLAGIADIRDESSGRTGMRIVLVLKRDAVAKVVLNNLYKHTQLQETFGANMLALVDGVPRTLNLAQFIRHYVDHQIDVIRRRTAYRLRKAEERAHILRGLVKALDALDEVIALIRRSPTVEEARQGLIQLLDIDEVQATAILDMQLRRLAALERQKIIDELAKIELEIADLKDILAKPERQRKIVSEELGEIVAKWGDERRTKIVPFEGEVSMEDLIAREDVVVTITRTGYAKRTKVDLYRSQRRGGKGVSGATLRQDDIVSNFFVCSTHDWMLFFTNKGRVYRAKAYELPEASRVARGQHVANLLAFQPDEQIAQVIEIPDYQVAPYLVLATRNGLVKKTRLEEFDSNRSGGIIAINLRDEDELVGAALAGPGDDLLLVSKKAQAIRFNATDEALRPMGRATSGVIGMRFTDDDVLLAMEVVREGMDLDVLVATNGGYAKRTPIEEYPVQGRGGKGVLTAKITERRGGLVGAVVISPDDELFAITSNGGVIRTPVKPVRRTRDRNTMGVKLMDLPDGVTIVAIARNADEPDEQD from the coding sequence GTGCTCTGCCTGGTGCAGGTGGCCGGCGTGCCGACCCTGCTCTGGAAGCTGCTCGCCGAGGTCCGCCCCGGTGACCGGGTGGTGCTCCAGCGGACGGTGCCGGACGAGATCGGCTACCCGACGCTGGAACACGTGGAGGCGGCGGTTCTCGGGGCGCGGAGTGCGGCGAAGTTCGTGCCGGAGTTCGTCTGGCAGGGGCCGGCAGCGGTCAAGCGCGCCTTCCTCCAGGCGCTCTTCGAGGGCGACGGCTCGTCGTCGCTGCTGCCCCGCAACACCATCCAGATCTCGTACTCGACCCGTAGCGAGCGGCTGGCCCGTGAGGTCCAGCAGTTGCTGCTGGAGTTCGGCGTGGTCAGCCGGCAGTGCCGGTACGACAACGGCGAGATCAAGGTCGTGGTGACCAACCGGCGAGACGCCCGGCTCTTCGCGCAGCACGTCGGCTTCCTCGGCCGCAAGCAGGCGAAGCTGGAGTCCGAGTTGGCCGGCGTGCCGGCCAACAGCACGGCGCTGTCGAGCGACCACGTGCCGTACGTCGGCGAGTTCATCCGCGAGCACGGTGCGCAGGGCCGGACCGAGCGGGACTGGCTGCGCCGGCACAACGTCGACCGGATCGAGCGCTGGGAGCAGGACCGGGGCGAAATTCTGGCCCGGGTCACCGAGCGGGAGGTGCGCGACGTCGTCGAGCCGCTGGTGGACGGCCGGTTCTATTACGCGGAGGTCGCCGAGGTCGCCGACGCGGGTGTGCGGCCGGTCTACAGCCTGCGGGTCGAGACCGAGGACCACTCCTTCGTCAGCGACGGTTTCGTCAGCCACAACACCGAGTGCAAGCTCGACCCGCTGGCGATGGAGATGCTCCGGGACATCGACGAGGACACCGTCGACTTCCAGGACAACTACGACGGCCGGGCCAAGGAACCGACGATCCTGCCGTCCCGGATCCCCAACCTGCTGGTGAACGGCTCCGAGGGCATCGCGGTCGGCATGGCCACCAAGATCCCGCCGCACAACCTACGGGAGATCGCCGCCGCGGTGCAGTGGTGCCTGGAGAACCCGGAGGCCGACGAGGCGACGACGCTCGACGAGCTGATCGGGATCGTCAAGGGACCGGACTTCCCGACCCACGGGCTGATCGTCGGGACCACCCCGATCCAGGACGCGTACCGGACCGGACGGGGCTCGATCCGGATGCGCGCGGTGGTCGAGGTCGAGGAGGACAAGAAGGGCCGGACGAGCCTGGTCGTCACCGAGCTGCCGTACCAGGTCAACCCCGACAACCTGGCCGAGCGGATCGCCGAGCTGATCAAGGAGGGGAAGCTCGCCGGGATCGCCGACATCCGGGACGAGTCCTCCGGGCGTACCGGTATGCGGATCGTGCTGGTGCTCAAGCGCGACGCGGTCGCCAAGGTGGTGCTGAACAACCTCTACAAGCACACCCAGCTCCAGGAGACCTTCGGCGCCAACATGCTGGCCCTGGTCGACGGGGTGCCGCGCACGCTCAACCTGGCCCAGTTCATCCGGCACTACGTGGACCACCAGATCGACGTGATCCGGCGGCGGACGGCGTACCGGTTGCGCAAGGCCGAGGAACGGGCGCACATCCTGCGGGGTCTGGTCAAGGCGCTGGACGCGCTCGACGAGGTCATCGCGCTGATCCGGCGCTCGCCCACGGTGGAGGAGGCCCGGCAGGGCCTGATCCAGCTGCTGGACATCGACGAGGTGCAGGCCACCGCGATCCTGGACATGCAGCTCCGCCGGCTCGCCGCGCTGGAGCGTCAGAAGATCATCGACGAGCTGGCCAAGATCGAGCTGGAGATCGCCGACCTCAAGGACATCCTGGCCAAGCCGGAGCGGCAGCGGAAGATCGTCTCCGAGGAACTCGGCGAGATCGTGGCCAAGTGGGGCGACGAGCGGCGGACCAAGATCGTGCCCTTCGAGGGCGAGGTCTCGATGGAGGACCTGATCGCCCGCGAGGACGTGGTCGTCACCATCACCCGGACCGGATACGCCAAGCGGACCAAGGTCGACCTCTACCGTTCGCAGCGCCGGGGCGGCAAGGGGGTCAGTGGCGCGACGCTGCGTCAGGACGATATCGTCAGCAACTTCTTCGTCTGCTCCACGCACGACTGGATGCTCTTCTTCACCAATAAGGGGAGGGTGTACCGGGCCAAGGCGTACGAGTTGCCGGAGGCCAGTAGGGTGGCGAGAGGCCAGCACGTGGCCAATCTGCTCGCCTTCCAGCCTGACGAGCAGATCGCCCAGGTGATCGAGATTCCGGACTACCAGGTCGCGCCGTACCTGGTACTGGCCACCAGGAACGGTCTGGTGAAGAAGACGAGGTTGGAGGAGTTCGATTCCAACCGCTCCGGCGGCATCATCGCGATCAACCTCCGCGACGAGGACGAGCTGGTCGGAGCGGCGCTGGCGGGGCCCGGGGACGACCTCCTGCTGGTCTCCAAGAAGGCGCAGGCGATCCGGTTCAACGCCACCGACGAGGCGCTCCGGCCGATGGGTCGGGCCACCTCGGGCGTGATCGGGATGCGGTTCACCGACGACGACGTGCTGTTGGCGATGGAGGTGGTCCGCGAGGGCATGGACCTGGATGTCCTCGTGGCGACGAACGGGGGTTACGCGAAACGTACCCCGATCGAGGAATACCCCGTGCAGGGTAGGGGAGGTAAAGGGGTGCTGACCGCGAAGATCACAGAGCGCCGTGGCGGTCTGGTGGGCGCGGTCGTCATCAGCCCGGACGACGAGCTGTTCGCCATCACCAGCAACGGCGGTGTGATCCGGACTCCAGTGAAGCCTGTACGCCGAACGCGTGACCGGAACACAATGGGGGTCAAACTCATGGACCTACCAGACGGCGTGACTATTGTGGCGATTGCTCGCAATGCCGACGAGCCTGACGAACAGGACTAG